One genomic region from Spirosoma sp. KCTC 42546 encodes:
- a CDS encoding DUF3592 domain-containing protein gives MKFPAGDLFIFIFFLIGVLFISIAYYLYYSHQQLVQHGVATKGVVIDMHRMKPREYPMAPSIRYHIRDGCELVFHSSEGRNPPAYEIGDEVTLYYDPAKPENVQLDGDYLMVYVMGGMGAVFLLLSIWSVPESTVAIWKWLFTR, from the coding sequence ATGAAGTTCCCGGCTGGTGACCTGTTTATCTTCATTTTTTTTCTGATAGGAGTCCTGTTTATAAGTATTGCCTATTATCTCTATTACAGCCATCAACAGTTGGTTCAGCATGGCGTTGCCACCAAAGGTGTTGTCATTGATATGCATCGAATGAAACCACGTGAGTATCCGATGGCGCCTTCCATACGCTATCATATTCGTGATGGGTGCGAGTTAGTATTCCACAGTTCGGAAGGTAGAAATCCACCCGCTTATGAGATTGGCGATGAAGTAACGCTGTATTATGATCCGGCCAAGCCAGAAAACGTCCAACTGGATGGTGACTATCTGATGGTGTATGTTATGGGTGGCATGGGAGCTGTGTTTCTGCTCTTATCGATTTGGAGCGTTCCCGAGTCTACGGTTGCCATCTGGAAATGGCTGTTTACTCGATAG
- a CDS encoding YgaP-like transmembrane domain, with the protein MLFKKNVSFVDQLVRAILIVDLLVPCLLGLLPTLVVYLFSTLSFILAIGCVTRYCFIYDLFKFSTRENQVSV; encoded by the coding sequence ATGCTATTCAAAAAAAATGTCAGTTTTGTTGACCAGCTTGTGCGAGCTATTTTAATTGTAGACTTGCTTGTCCCCTGTCTGCTGGGGCTTTTGCCTACCCTGGTTGTTTATCTCTTTAGTACGCTCTCGTTCATTCTCGCCATTGGCTGTGTAACGCGCTACTGCTTCATTTACGACTTGTTCAAGTTTTCGACCCGGGAGAATCAAGTTAGCGTCTAG
- a CDS encoding adenylosuccinate synthase has protein sequence MIDVLLGLQWGDEGKGKIVDVLAPQYQVVARFQGGPNAGHTLEFNGLKHVLHQIPSGIFRDDILNIIGNGVVLDPIVFKKEIDGLAKYNLSLTQNLQISRKASIILPTHRLLDAAYEQAKGESKIGSTLRGIGPTYQDKVARLGLRVGDVESPNFRAKYDKLVAIHKVILEQNNFDYASVLPQSEAEFFGAVEFMKQFQLTDSEYAVNDAIQSGRKILAEGAQGSLLDIDFGSYPFVTSSSTMTAGACTGLGVAPRQIGEVYGIFKAYCTRVGSGPFPTELSDETGERIRAEGREFGATTGRPRRCGWLDLPALKYAIMINGVTQLVMMKVDVLNIFDEIKVCTHYQLPDGTTTEQMPYDLCDTDVTPIYQSFKGWQADLTNIRSFEDVPAELATYVYFLEDTLGLPINFISTSPDREAIIHRRAVIA, from the coding sequence ATGATCGATGTTTTATTAGGCCTCCAGTGGGGCGACGAAGGTAAAGGTAAAATTGTGGACGTACTGGCTCCACAATATCAGGTTGTAGCCCGTTTTCAGGGGGGCCCAAATGCTGGACACACCCTCGAATTCAATGGACTGAAACACGTACTACACCAGATTCCGTCCGGTATTTTTCGCGACGATATTCTCAACATCATCGGCAATGGCGTAGTGCTCGACCCGATTGTGTTTAAAAAAGAAATCGACGGGCTGGCGAAATACAACCTTTCCTTAACACAGAATCTACAGATTTCCCGTAAGGCTTCTATTATTCTACCAACCCATAGACTCCTGGATGCCGCTTACGAACAGGCAAAAGGTGAGTCGAAAATTGGCTCAACCCTGCGCGGAATTGGTCCAACCTATCAGGATAAAGTGGCCCGCCTGGGTCTGCGCGTAGGCGATGTTGAGTCGCCAAACTTTCGGGCAAAGTATGATAAACTGGTAGCCATTCACAAAGTAATTCTGGAGCAGAACAACTTCGATTATGCGTCGGTACTGCCCCAGTCAGAAGCTGAGTTTTTTGGCGCAGTCGAGTTCATGAAGCAGTTCCAATTAACGGATAGTGAATACGCCGTTAATGATGCCATACAAAGTGGCAGGAAGATTCTGGCCGAAGGTGCTCAGGGTTCACTGCTCGATATCGACTTCGGTTCGTACCCATTTGTAACCTCCTCCAGCACGATGACAGCCGGAGCCTGCACGGGTCTGGGCGTAGCTCCTCGTCAGATTGGCGAAGTTTATGGTATTTTCAAAGCCTACTGCACCCGCGTAGGAAGTGGCCCCTTCCCTACCGAACTCTCCGATGAAACGGGTGAGCGTATCCGGGCAGAAGGTCGCGAATTTGGTGCCACAACGGGTCGTCCGCGTCGGTGCGGCTGGCTCGACCTGCCTGCGCTGAAGTATGCCATTATGATTAATGGGGTAACCCAATTGGTCATGATGAAGGTGGATGTATTGAATATCTTCGACGAAATTAAGGTATGTACCCACTACCAACTTCCAGATGGCACCACTACGGAACAAATGCCATATGATCTCTGTGATACGGATGTGACGCCTATTTATCAATCGTTCAAAGGCTGGCAGGCCGACCTAACGAATATCCGTTCGTTCGAAGATGTACCCGCTGAGTTGGCCACGTACGTTTACTTCCTGGAAGATACGTTGGGCTTACCGATCAATTTTATCTCAACCAGCCCCGATCGCGAAGCCATTATTCATCGTCGGGCCGTAATTGCCTAA
- a CDS encoding DUF3291 domain-containing protein — MPLAQLNISRMLAPDINHPIMADFVAQLDTINKLAESSTGFIWRLTGDGNDATSLRPFDDERIIVNMSVWESLESLQNFVFKSMHTAVMKDRKKWFEKPDQLMTVLWWIPVSHVPTVEEAKERLEFLNTTGPGPSAFTFREIWPETFVNATQSRESV, encoded by the coding sequence ATGCCGCTTGCTCAACTAAATATCTCCCGAATGCTGGCCCCCGATATCAATCATCCTATTATGGCTGATTTTGTGGCGCAACTCGATACGATTAATAAATTGGCCGAGTCAAGTACGGGATTTATCTGGCGATTAACAGGCGATGGGAATGATGCTACCAGCCTTCGCCCATTCGATGACGAACGAATCATCGTCAATATGTCGGTTTGGGAGTCGCTAGAATCGTTGCAGAACTTCGTCTTTAAAAGTATGCATACTGCGGTTATGAAAGACCGGAAGAAATGGTTCGAGAAACCGGATCAGCTAATGACTGTGCTGTGGTGGATTCCGGTAAGTCATGTACCAACGGTTGAGGAAGCGAAAGAACGGCTTGAGTTCCTGAATACAACCGGACCAGGCCCCAGCGCATTTACATTTCGGGAGATATGGCCGGAGACGTTTGTTAATGCCACTCAGAGTAGAGAATCAGTATAA
- a CDS encoding Fur family transcriptional regulator, whose amino-acid sequence MPAPTQTNLEAAQMIFRAYLERKGLRKTPERFAILEEIYNRQDHFDVDELYISMKNKKYRVSRATVYNTLDVLVDCDLVTKHQFGRNLAQYEKSYGFRQHDHLICTDCHKVMEFCDPRVQNIQNMVGDMLKFNVMHHSLIFYGSCARDFCENKKEGQQETQAVGMVMEE is encoded by the coding sequence ATGCCTGCGCCGACACAAACGAATTTAGAGGCAGCCCAAATGATTTTTCGGGCTTACCTCGAACGAAAAGGCCTGCGAAAGACGCCTGAACGTTTTGCCATTCTTGAAGAGATTTATAATCGGCAAGACCACTTCGATGTGGATGAGTTGTATATCTCCATGAAGAATAAGAAGTATCGGGTTAGTCGGGCAACAGTCTATAACACCTTAGACGTGTTGGTTGACTGTGACTTAGTGACCAAGCACCAGTTTGGCCGAAATCTGGCCCAGTACGAAAAATCATATGGTTTCCGTCAGCACGATCACCTGATATGCACCGACTGCCATAAAGTAATGGAATTCTGTGACCCACGCGTTCAGAATATTCAGAACATGGTGGGCGATATGCTGAAATTCAACGTCATGCACCACTCTCTGATTTTCTACGGCTCCTGCGCACGCGATTTCTGTGAGAACAAAAAGGAAGGTCAGCAAGAAACCCAGGCTGTAGGCATGGTAATGGAAGAGTAA
- a CDS encoding bifunctional (p)ppGpp synthetase/guanosine-3',5'-bis(diphosphate) 3'-pyrophosphohydrolase, translated as MMNAVEHRPGAEPTIDLELERQEILKRYRRLLRAAKPMLKGDDAKLIKKAFNTSAEAHKNMRRRSGEPYIYHPLAVAQIAVEEIGLGTTSIVAALLHDVVEDTDTTIADIDRAFGPKVARIIDGLTKISGFFEYGSSQQAENFRKMLLTLSDDVRVILIKLADRLHNMRTLDSMPRDKQLKIASETIYIYAPLAHRLGLYTIKSELEDLYLKHVEPEAYKDIAKKLRETRLARDRFIGRFIEPIEKDLAETGIKYVIKGRPKSIYSIWTKLNKSKKPFEEIYDLFAVRIILDVPPEEEKAACWRAYSIVTDHYKPNPDRLKDWISTPRTNGYESLHTTVMSRLGQWVEVQIRTERMNDIAEKGYAAHWKYKGNDTQTGAGIEAWISQVRDMIESAGSGDKKAAIEFVDDFRSNLYSEEVFVFTPKGDLQVLQRGATALDFAFDIHTQIGARCMAAKVNNTLVPLSYVLQNGDQVEVITSNRQKPNEDWLRFVVTSKAKTKIKDLIKEENKRYVTDGRELVNKKLRLLRIEMTNEVINQLRAYFGSKTTDDFFYRVGKGHIDVAELKKFKSDKEAKENRTNKLNTDALPDAKAFVKELKKIHGERADADMLLIGEDMDKIDYTLSKCCNPISGDDVFGFVTINEGIKIHRVTCPNAVELMSNHGNRIIKAKWTSQKELAFLAGLRITGTDRVGLINDVTRVISNELHINMRSVAIDSKDGIFEGNIRLYVHDTGHLEILMHKLERVQGVFEVVRFDS; from the coding sequence ATGATGAATGCAGTCGAACATCGACCTGGCGCTGAACCCACAATTGATTTAGAACTGGAACGACAGGAAATCCTGAAACGCTACCGGCGGCTATTGCGGGCGGCAAAACCAATGCTGAAGGGGGATGACGCCAAGCTGATTAAAAAGGCGTTCAATACCTCAGCCGAGGCTCACAAGAACATGCGTCGTCGGTCAGGAGAGCCCTATATCTACCATCCACTGGCTGTTGCACAGATTGCTGTAGAAGAAATTGGCTTAGGCACCACCAGTATCGTTGCCGCTCTCCTCCACGATGTTGTTGAAGATACAGACACTACGATTGCCGATATTGACCGGGCATTTGGACCCAAAGTAGCTCGGATTATTGACGGACTAACCAAGATTTCGGGCTTTTTTGAATACGGCTCCTCACAGCAGGCTGAAAACTTCCGAAAGATGCTGCTGACGCTGTCAGACGACGTCCGGGTGATTCTGATTAAGCTTGCTGACCGGCTCCACAATATGCGAACGCTGGACTCCATGCCCCGCGATAAGCAATTGAAAATTGCCTCCGAAACGATTTACATCTATGCGCCATTGGCACACCGCCTGGGTCTGTACACGATTAAATCGGAGCTGGAAGATTTGTATCTGAAGCACGTTGAGCCGGAGGCCTACAAGGACATTGCCAAAAAATTACGCGAGACCCGACTTGCCCGCGACCGATTTATTGGTCGCTTTATCGAACCAATTGAGAAAGACCTTGCCGAAACAGGTATTAAATACGTCATTAAAGGTCGGCCCAAGTCCATTTACTCAATCTGGACCAAGCTTAACAAATCGAAAAAGCCCTTCGAGGAAATTTACGATCTGTTCGCAGTCCGTATTATTCTGGATGTTCCACCCGAAGAAGAAAAAGCCGCTTGCTGGCGAGCCTATTCCATCGTAACGGACCACTACAAACCCAACCCCGACCGCCTGAAAGACTGGATCAGTACGCCACGTACCAATGGCTATGAGTCGTTACACACAACGGTTATGAGTCGTTTGGGGCAATGGGTTGAAGTTCAGATTCGGACCGAGCGGATGAATGACATTGCCGAGAAAGGGTACGCAGCCCACTGGAAATACAAAGGCAATGATACGCAGACCGGTGCCGGTATTGAAGCCTGGATTAGTCAGGTTCGTGACATGATCGAGTCGGCAGGCAGTGGCGACAAAAAAGCAGCCATTGAGTTCGTTGACGATTTTCGAAGCAATCTATACAGTGAAGAAGTCTTCGTCTTTACACCCAAAGGTGATCTTCAGGTATTGCAACGCGGAGCCACGGCACTTGATTTTGCCTTTGATATTCATACCCAGATTGGGGCTCGGTGTATGGCGGCCAAGGTTAACAATACCCTGGTACCGCTGAGTTACGTCCTGCAAAATGGTGATCAGGTAGAGGTCATTACCTCAAACCGGCAAAAACCAAACGAAGACTGGCTTCGCTTTGTCGTTACCTCAAAGGCCAAGACCAAGATCAAAGACCTAATTAAGGAGGAGAATAAGCGCTACGTGACCGATGGCCGTGAGCTGGTCAACAAAAAGTTACGCTTACTTCGAATTGAGATGACCAACGAGGTGATCAACCAGTTACGGGCTTATTTCGGCTCTAAAACAACGGATGATTTCTTTTATCGGGTTGGAAAAGGTCATATCGATGTTGCTGAACTTAAGAAATTCAAGTCCGATAAGGAAGCCAAAGAAAACCGTACTAATAAGCTCAATACCGATGCCTTGCCTGACGCCAAGGCATTTGTCAAAGAACTTAAGAAAATTCACGGCGAACGGGCCGACGCCGATATGCTCCTCATTGGTGAGGACATGGATAAGATCGACTACACGCTGTCAAAATGTTGCAACCCCATTTCGGGCGACGATGTGTTTGGGTTTGTTACGATTAACGAAGGCATTAAAATTCACCGGGTTACCTGTCCGAACGCCGTCGAGCTGATGTCGAATCATGGCAACCGGATTATCAAGGCTAAATGGACATCCCAGAAAGAACTGGCGTTTCTGGCGGGCCTTCGCATTACCGGTACTGACCGCGTAGGCTTAATCAACGATGTGACCCGGGTCATTAGTAACGAGTTGCATATCAACATGCGCTCCGTCGCCATTGATTCAAAAGACGGTATTTTTGAAGGCAACATTCGACTCTACGTCCACGATACGGGCCACCTCGAAATTCTGATGCATAAACTTGAGCGCGTCCAGGGCGTGTTTGAGGTTGTGCGATTCGACTCTTAA
- the tig gene encoding trigger factor gives MDITLEKASDTNASLKITLTPADYKPEVDKKLKDYGRKVQLKGFRPGHVPASLVQKMYGKSILVDEINSMLSKTVSDYIRENKLQVVGDPVPNRDEADAIDWDNQTDFAFSYTLGLASEFDIDFSDLPSVTNYEIQAGEAEIDSTIADLQERFHAHAHGEEVSDGDTIYGELKQTTGEGELFSAKTAFPMNQMAEDAKGQFVGKKKGDVVTFVLEQAFPDEKSRANATGVKKEEAAELTGEFTFAIDDITRHEPAELNQEFFDKVLGVGAVENEEQFRTKVAEIIRSNYSRESDQLLRLDIEKSLIENTPILLPDEFLKNWLMEVNEGKFTPEQIDEQYDDFTKSVKLQLIKNKIADKADIKVEFEEVLNATRQMVREQFGFAGSEDEEMNKTIDRIARNYLMDEKNNGQNYTSTFNRVFDDKVIGYAKTQLTIVSQEISVDEFKALVENR, from the coding sequence GTGGATATTACCCTCGAAAAAGCCAGCGATACCAATGCTTCGCTGAAGATTACCCTAACTCCAGCCGACTACAAGCCAGAAGTTGATAAGAAACTGAAAGACTACGGTCGTAAGGTTCAGTTAAAGGGATTCCGTCCTGGCCACGTACCCGCTTCGCTCGTGCAAAAGATGTACGGTAAAAGCATTCTGGTCGATGAGATCAATTCTATGCTCAGCAAGACGGTTAGTGACTATATCCGCGAAAATAAATTGCAGGTTGTAGGCGATCCCGTTCCAAATCGCGATGAAGCGGATGCTATCGACTGGGACAACCAAACCGATTTTGCGTTCAGTTATACACTGGGTCTGGCTTCGGAATTCGATATTGATTTCAGCGATCTGCCAAGTGTAACAAACTACGAAATTCAGGCGGGCGAAGCTGAAATAGATTCAACCATTGCTGATTTACAGGAGCGTTTCCACGCGCATGCACATGGAGAGGAAGTTAGTGATGGCGATACCATTTATGGCGAACTGAAGCAGACAACTGGCGAAGGTGAATTATTTTCGGCCAAGACTGCATTCCCGATGAACCAGATGGCAGAAGATGCCAAAGGTCAGTTTGTGGGTAAGAAAAAAGGTGACGTTGTTACGTTTGTACTGGAGCAAGCATTCCCGGATGAGAAATCCCGTGCTAACGCTACCGGTGTGAAAAAAGAAGAGGCTGCTGAACTAACTGGTGAGTTCACCTTTGCCATTGACGACATTACCCGTCATGAGCCGGCCGAACTGAATCAGGAGTTTTTTGATAAAGTGCTGGGCGTAGGTGCTGTTGAAAATGAAGAACAATTCCGCACGAAAGTGGCCGAAATTATTCGGAGCAACTATAGCCGTGAATCGGACCAGCTGTTGCGTTTAGATATCGAGAAATCATTGATCGAAAATACCCCAATTTTGCTACCTGACGAGTTCCTGAAAAACTGGTTGATGGAAGTAAATGAAGGGAAGTTCACCCCTGAGCAAATTGACGAGCAGTACGACGACTTTACGAAGTCGGTTAAACTACAGCTCATCAAAAATAAAATTGCTGACAAAGCCGACATCAAAGTTGAATTTGAAGAAGTGCTGAATGCTACCCGTCAAATGGTACGTGAGCAGTTCGGTTTTGCCGGTAGCGAAGATGAGGAGATGAACAAAACCATTGACCGCATCGCCCGTAACTACCTAATGGACGAAAAGAACAATGGACAGAATTACACGAGTACCTTCAATCGGGTATTTGACGATAAAGTAATTGGTTATGCCAAAACACAACTAACTATTGTATCGCAGGAGATCAGTGTCGACGAGTTTAAGGCACTGGTTGAGAACCGGTAG
- a CDS encoding transglutaminase family protein encodes MAVRVAIHHHTQYDYDRTVHLSPHFIRLKPAAHCPAIIESYSLTVQPANHVIHWQQDPFGNFIARVDFWEPMQLMSIDVDIVARLEPVNPFDFFLDTYAESFPFDYEAQLKKDLIPYLEVDEPGPALSRWLQQVDQTKQNTISFLIKLNQQVNQDIAYSTRMEPGVQTPEETLTLAIGSCRDSGWLVVQILRHLGLAARFVSGYLAQVRMEKTDENDSANPEERNSLALHAWTEVFIPGAGWIGLDPTSGMLATEGHIPLACTSTPAAAAPLTGTTDLCETTFTYSNTLTHLPDEQSV; translated from the coding sequence ATGGCCGTTCGTGTCGCTATTCACCACCATACTCAGTACGATTACGATCGGACAGTTCATCTGTCACCTCATTTCATCCGACTTAAACCCGCAGCGCATTGTCCGGCAATAATTGAATCCTATTCGTTAACCGTTCAACCAGCCAATCATGTAATTCACTGGCAACAAGATCCGTTTGGCAACTTTATCGCTCGTGTCGATTTCTGGGAACCCATGCAACTGATGTCTATTGATGTGGACATCGTTGCAAGACTAGAGCCGGTAAATCCCTTCGATTTTTTCCTGGACACATACGCAGAATCGTTTCCTTTTGACTACGAAGCGCAGTTAAAAAAAGACCTTATACCCTATCTGGAGGTTGACGAGCCAGGCCCTGCTTTATCCAGATGGTTACAGCAGGTCGATCAAACCAAACAGAATACGATCAGCTTCCTGATTAAACTGAACCAACAGGTTAATCAGGATATTGCGTATAGCACCCGAATGGAACCTGGTGTTCAAACACCCGAGGAGACCTTAACTTTAGCCATTGGCTCCTGCCGTGATTCAGGCTGGTTAGTTGTCCAGATTTTGCGGCATCTGGGTCTGGCAGCCCGCTTTGTTTCTGGTTATCTGGCACAGGTCAGGATGGAGAAGACGGATGAGAATGATTCAGCTAATCCCGAGGAACGAAACTCACTTGCTTTACACGCTTGGACAGAAGTATTTATACCCGGTGCTGGCTGGATTGGTCTTGACCCAACGTCTGGCATGTTAGCCACTGAAGGTCATATTCCGCTAGCCTGTACCTCTACGCCAGCTGCGGCAGCCCCGTTAACTGGCACTACCGATCTCTGCGAAACAACGTTTACCTATTCCAATACCTTGACGCACCTTCCAGATGAGCAGTCTGTATAA
- a CDS encoding cyclopropane-fatty-acyl-phospholipid synthase family protein, translating into MASQQDLDFTYTTIDKIFRLSVGETGDYSGAMYNGDFSLTLEQAQRQKHTFIADSLRVGKGTRILDMGCGWGPFLTFVKQRGAIGRGVTLSKGQAEACRANGLEVDIKDCRLITPADYGTFDAVSCIGGMEHFCSVEQYQAGQQDQVYADFFTKLNDLLPVGGRFYMQTMVFGKNMIPFEEISLDAPKESPSYALALMIAQFPGSWLPYGPEQVIRNAKPYFKLVSQSSGRLDYIETIGQWRKRFRAFNLKKYFLYASLLPKLLTNKPFQDLIAVFRVSPNRVCFQNETMEHYRLVFEKV; encoded by the coding sequence ATGGCCTCCCAACAAGACCTTGATTTCACGTACACAACTATTGATAAAATTTTTCGCCTGAGCGTAGGAGAAACTGGTGATTATAGCGGGGCTATGTATAATGGCGATTTTTCGCTAACGCTCGAACAAGCTCAGCGCCAGAAACATACTTTTATTGCTGATAGCCTACGTGTAGGTAAAGGAACACGAATACTCGACATGGGTTGTGGCTGGGGACCTTTCTTAACCTTTGTGAAGCAACGTGGGGCCATCGGACGTGGCGTAACCCTTTCTAAAGGCCAGGCTGAAGCCTGCCGGGCCAATGGGCTGGAGGTTGATATAAAAGATTGCCGATTGATTACGCCAGCCGATTATGGTACGTTCGATGCAGTAAGCTGTATTGGCGGGATGGAGCACTTCTGTTCCGTTGAGCAATATCAGGCGGGTCAGCAGGATCAGGTGTACGCCGATTTTTTCACGAAACTCAACGATCTGCTACCTGTTGGTGGTCGTTTCTATATGCAGACCATGGTGTTCGGAAAAAATATGATTCCGTTTGAGGAAATCAGCCTGGACGCCCCCAAAGAATCGCCTTCCTATGCCTTGGCGCTGATGATTGCCCAGTTTCCGGGTTCATGGCTACCGTACGGTCCTGAACAGGTCATTCGGAACGCCAAGCCGTATTTTAAGCTCGTATCGCAAAGCAGCGGCCGACTCGATTATATTGAAACCATTGGCCAGTGGCGCAAGCGATTCCGGGCTTTCAACCTAAAGAAGTACTTCCTCTATGCTTCGCTGCTACCGAAATTATTGACAAATAAACCATTTCAGGATCTGATCGCGGTGTTCAGGGTAAGCCCAAACCGGGTTTGTTTCCAGAATGAGACGATGGAACATTACCGGCTGGTGTTTGAAAAAGTATAA
- a CDS encoding acyl-CoA desaturase has protein sequence MRTPLKFKDTSRSQFYATVRKRVDTYFSERALSPHANGAMWAKASFFLIGYALLYGLIISNQFGTWPMLGMAIVLGMFAAFIGFNISHDGLHGAFSAHSGVNRVLGNSFYLLGANPYIWKITHNVVHHTYTNIPGHDEDIELAPGLVRLDPQEEVRPWHRYQQWYTFPLYALASLSWVFRKDFVKFFKSQIGHHDNSCHPRSEYIKLFVSKAIYYFFFLVLPFLVLDLDWWQILIGFVLMHLAEGLVLGLVFQLAHAVEGTDFPLPNEQGDILNAWAIHQMHTTANFAPDSAMAAFLCGGLNRQIEHHLFPKVCHIHYPVISTIVKDTAHEFGLPYLENRSFGSALASHFRLLRQLGRQTDSLPVEVKPMARKNPATKPVLSS, from the coding sequence ATGCGAACCCCATTAAAATTTAAGGATACAAGTCGATCACAATTCTATGCAACCGTTCGTAAACGAGTTGATACTTATTTTAGCGAAAGAGCCCTTTCGCCACATGCTAATGGGGCAATGTGGGCAAAGGCGAGTTTCTTTTTAATTGGGTATGCCCTGCTCTATGGCTTAATTATATCGAACCAGTTTGGTACCTGGCCCATGCTGGGGATGGCCATTGTACTAGGCATGTTTGCTGCGTTCATTGGCTTTAACATCTCACATGATGGCTTACATGGTGCTTTTTCTGCCCATAGCGGAGTCAATCGGGTATTAGGTAACAGCTTTTATCTGCTGGGCGCAAATCCCTACATCTGGAAAATTACCCATAACGTTGTTCACCATACGTACACGAATATTCCAGGTCATGATGAAGACATTGAGCTCGCACCAGGACTGGTTCGTTTAGACCCACAGGAAGAGGTTCGTCCCTGGCATCGCTATCAGCAGTGGTATACCTTTCCATTATATGCATTAGCCTCCCTATCATGGGTATTTCGAAAAGATTTCGTTAAATTTTTCAAGAGTCAGATTGGTCACCACGACAATTCATGCCATCCCCGAAGCGAGTACATCAAGCTATTCGTTTCCAAAGCCATTTATTACTTCTTTTTTCTGGTTCTCCCCTTCTTAGTACTTGATTTGGACTGGTGGCAAATTCTGATTGGTTTTGTGTTGATGCACCTGGCCGAAGGCTTAGTGTTAGGCCTTGTTTTTCAGTTAGCTCATGCCGTTGAAGGCACTGATTTCCCGCTGCCCAATGAACAGGGTGACATCCTGAACGCCTGGGCTATCCACCAGATGCACACAACAGCCAACTTCGCCCCCGATAGTGCGATGGCGGCTTTTCTGTGTGGCGGGTTAAATCGTCAGATTGAACACCATTTGTTTCCTAAGGTTTGCCATATTCATTATCCGGTTATTTCAACCATCGTTAAGGATACTGCTCATGAATTTGGACTTCCTTATCTGGAAAATCGAAGCTTCGGTTCGGCTCTGGCATCGCACTTCCGCCTTTTACGCCAATTGGGTCGTCAGACCGATTCGCTGCCCGTAGAGGTGAAGCCAATGGCCCGTAAAAACCCTGCTACCAAACCAGTTCTATCCAGTTAA
- a CDS encoding helix-turn-helix domain-containing protein: MSTNRNENAPNPDLHLISKALAMICGKWRLYIILLLGEQTLRYTQLSELLPGISEKVLAGELKALVALGVMKRKAYAEMPPRVEYKLSKKGRLALPVLNQLQEIGQLFN; the protein is encoded by the coding sequence ATGTCAACTAACCGCAATGAGAACGCCCCAAATCCAGACCTGCACTTGATTAGCAAAGCGCTGGCAATGATTTGCGGAAAATGGAGATTGTATATTATCCTGCTTTTGGGCGAGCAAACGCTCCGGTACACTCAGCTCAGTGAGTTACTGCCCGGTATCAGTGAGAAGGTCCTTGCTGGCGAATTAAAAGCACTGGTAGCACTGGGTGTAATGAAACGAAAGGCATATGCAGAAATGCCCCCGCGTGTAGAGTATAAATTATCAAAAAAAGGCCGATTAGCCTTGCCGGTCCTGAACCAGCTTCAGGAAATCGGTCAACTATTTAATTGA
- a CDS encoding L-threonylcarbamoyladenylate synthase, with amino-acid sequence MSAEFIKLYPKNPDPRRIDHIVKALRDGAVIIYPTDTIYGMGCDIHNARAVERVARIKGIKPTKNDFSFICYDLSHIADYARVSNQAFKLMKSVLPGPFTFILQATNNVPKLLNTNKKTVGIRVPDNDIPRLIVHELGNPIITTSIRDEDEIIEYSTDPELIFEKFQNQVDIVIDGGYGGNVPSTIVDATDDDFSVIRQGLGELVL; translated from the coding sequence ATGTCTGCTGAATTTATTAAGCTTTATCCAAAAAACCCTGACCCACGCCGGATTGATCATATCGTGAAAGCCCTGCGTGATGGGGCCGTTATTATTTATCCAACGGATACCATTTACGGAATGGGCTGCGATATTCATAATGCACGGGCAGTTGAACGGGTAGCCCGCATAAAAGGGATTAAACCCACCAAGAATGATTTTTCATTTATATGCTACGACCTGAGTCATATTGCCGATTATGCCCGCGTGAGTAACCAGGCGTTTAAGTTGATGAAAAGTGTGTTGCCGGGTCCCTTCACATTCATTCTCCAGGCAACTAACAATGTTCCTAAGTTGCTCAATACCAACAAAAAAACGGTAGGTATTCGTGTGCCCGACAATGACATCCCAAGGCTCATTGTACATGAGCTCGGTAACCCGATTATTACCACTTCGATTCGCGATGAGGATGAAATTATTGAGTACTCAACTGATCCGGAATTGATTTTTGAGAAATTCCAGAATCAGGTAGATATCGTAATTGATGGGGGATACGGCGGAAATGTACCCTCAACAATTGTGGATGCTACCGACGATGATTTCTCCGTGATTCGCCAGGGGCTGGGTGAATTAGTACTTTGA